A single Calidifontibacter indicus DNA region contains:
- a CDS encoding NADH-ubiquinone oxidoreductase-F iron-sulfur binding region domain-containing protein translates to MSQFEPIEDAGLVGRGGAGFPAVLKAKLARQNDAELIVNACDGELGAHKDEYVVAHHLPELMRAAEGISSQITIAAHRDSRTAALVSRAGLPLLEVPDRYVSSEERSLVSLLHGGFARPLPRTRRPVHGAVDARGNRLRPTVVFNAETLWRIDQIAERGVAWFRSYGTPEAPGPRLVTLGDGVRRPGVYEAAAGMRIRDVLDLGGGATGRSAAVAISGLSGGFLAAGLVDDGIRWDAGDLAPYELRLGSGVFDTVPSGPQAWEHVRRVVAYAAGESAGQCGPCMFGLPAVAADLDLLVDGRGDDRVLERLERRLGLLPGRGACAHPDAVSGYVRSALRVFGHHLPVRTRHLEKVPA, encoded by the coding sequence ATGAGTCAGTTCGAACCGATCGAAGACGCCGGCCTGGTCGGACGCGGCGGTGCCGGGTTCCCGGCGGTGCTCAAGGCGAAACTCGCCCGGCAGAACGATGCCGAGCTGATCGTCAACGCCTGCGACGGCGAGCTGGGCGCGCACAAGGACGAGTACGTCGTGGCGCATCACCTTCCCGAGCTGATGCGGGCTGCCGAGGGGATCAGTTCGCAGATCACCATTGCGGCACACCGTGATTCGCGCACGGCGGCGCTCGTGAGCCGAGCAGGGCTGCCCCTGCTCGAGGTGCCCGACAGGTACGTGTCGTCGGAGGAGCGTTCGCTGGTCTCGCTGCTGCACGGCGGCTTCGCCCGGCCTCTGCCGCGCACCCGCCGGCCGGTGCACGGCGCCGTCGATGCCCGCGGCAACCGGTTGCGGCCCACGGTGGTCTTCAACGCCGAGACCCTCTGGCGCATCGACCAGATCGCGGAACGAGGTGTCGCGTGGTTCCGTTCCTACGGCACGCCCGAAGCGCCCGGTCCGCGACTGGTGACGCTCGGCGACGGCGTCCGCCGGCCCGGCGTCTACGAGGCTGCGGCCGGGATGCGGATCCGCGATGTGCTCGACCTCGGTGGAGGAGCAACCGGCCGCAGTGCCGCCGTCGCAATCTCCGGACTGAGCGGGGGCTTTCTCGCCGCCGGGCTCGTCGACGACGGAATTCGTTGGGACGCAGGGGATCTCGCTCCGTACGAGTTGCGACTCGGCTCGGGCGTGTTCGACACGGTGCCGTCGGGGCCGCAGGCGTGGGAACACGTCCGCCGGGTCGTTGCGTACGCCGCGGGTGAATCGGCCGGCCAGTGCGGGCCGTGCATGTTCGGTCTACCCGCCGTGGCGGCCGACCTCGACCTCTTGGTAGACGGACGCGGCGACGACCGGGTGCTCGAACGACTGGAGCGCCGGCTCGGACTGCTGCCCGGCCGCGGCGCCTGCGCCCACCCCGACGCAGTGAGCGGCTACGTCCGGTCGGCCTTGCGCGTCTTCGGACACCACCTGCCCGTCCGCACCCGACACCTGGAGAAGGTTCCAGCATGA
- a CDS encoding type II toxin-antitoxin system VapC family toxin encodes MSRWYVDTSAALKLLIDEAESAPLAEYIDAAEPVLAGCWLLETELRRAVLRVPGLSQSAVTEFLDGIDLYEVPASVFREAGLLPGVHLRSLDALHLAVAVRIGVDHVLTYDHRMAQAARSLGLNVLAPS; translated from the coding sequence TTGAGCCGCTGGTACGTAGACACGTCCGCGGCGTTGAAGTTGTTGATCGATGAGGCCGAGTCGGCGCCGCTTGCGGAGTACATCGACGCAGCGGAGCCAGTTCTTGCAGGCTGCTGGCTACTCGAGACAGAGCTGCGGCGGGCAGTCCTGCGGGTGCCGGGGTTGAGCCAGTCGGCGGTCACCGAGTTCCTGGACGGGATCGACCTGTATGAGGTGCCGGCCTCGGTGTTCCGAGAGGCAGGGCTGTTGCCCGGGGTGCACCTCAGATCGTTGGACGCGTTGCATCTCGCCGTTGCGGTACGAATCGGTGTTGATCACGTGCTGACCTACGACCATCGAATGGCGCAGGCCGCCCGCAGCCTCGGTCTCAATGTGCTGGCACCCAGCTGA
- a CDS encoding ferric reductase-like transmembrane domain-containing protein, whose amino-acid sequence MSSPWLWYLSRATGVVSMLLLTVVVLLGLYTGSGRVRHAATNATVMVVHRILALGMSVFLLAHIVTAVVDSYVDVGWWSTVLPFTSGYETLWVGFGTIAFDLLLAIVVTSIFRHRLPERAWKAVHLTTYVMTPIALVHGLNMGTASEQVFTYLTAGCALVLVVGALLRVGVASIDTRRRQTIAAQEWS is encoded by the coding sequence ATGAGTTCTCCATGGCTCTGGTACCTCAGCCGCGCCACCGGCGTGGTGAGCATGCTGCTGCTGACGGTGGTGGTGCTGCTCGGCCTCTACACCGGCTCCGGACGCGTGCGTCACGCCGCGACCAATGCCACGGTGATGGTGGTACACCGCATCCTGGCGCTCGGCATGAGCGTCTTCCTGCTCGCCCATATCGTCACCGCGGTCGTCGACTCCTACGTCGACGTTGGGTGGTGGTCGACCGTGCTCCCGTTCACCAGCGGATACGAGACGTTGTGGGTCGGCTTCGGCACGATCGCCTTCGACCTGCTGCTCGCGATCGTCGTGACGTCGATCTTCCGGCACCGGCTGCCCGAGCGGGCGTGGAAGGCCGTCCACCTCACCACCTACGTCATGACCCCGATCGCCCTGGTGCACGGCCTCAACATGGGCACCGCGAGCGAACAGGTCTTCACCTATCTGACGGCGGGTTGCGCTCTGGTGCTCGTGGTCGGCGCGCTGCTTCGCGTCGGCGTCGCATCGATCGACACCCGTCGCCGACAAACCATCGCAGCACAGGAGTGGTCATGA
- a CDS encoding ferredoxin yields MNRQPIDIDRIACKGHGICAALAPHAIELDEWGYPIVRDGLDPREANDVVTHCPVRAVLAAQRN; encoded by the coding sequence ATGAACCGGCAACCGATCGACATCGACCGCATCGCTTGCAAGGGCCACGGCATCTGTGCGGCTCTCGCACCACACGCGATCGAACTCGACGAGTGGGGTTATCCGATCGTCCGCGACGGGCTCGACCCGCGCGAGGCGAACGACGTGGTCACCCACTGCCCGGTGCGGGCGGTGCTGGCCGCGCAGCGCAACTGA
- a CDS encoding long-chain-fatty-acid--CoA ligase: MSAPAWTFRNTWMTHTATHAQMQPDNPAMRFRGETTTWAQLSQRSLQGAAGLAERGVTKGDRVAMLALNHPSFVEALLAINSAGAIAVPINFRLSPPEVDYILRDSTPSAIFVDAMLLPLLRAVPALADVATVIVFGEAPEGAGQESDLDYAQFVAAHEPAEIVDVAEDETALIMYTSGTTGRPKGAMLSHQNLQAQAVTVIRAFGMHDESDMGFITAPFFHIASLGSIVANLLTGIPFVVHPLGAFNATEVLDAYESEGATVVFNVPQQWDLICAEPRVHERDLKLRIISWGAAPASDRTLRAMADAFPDALNVAVFGQTETSPITCVLRGEESLRKQGSVGRPIPTLQYRVVDALMNDVAQGEVGEIVYRGPTVTKGYWNKPAETEDAFAGGWFHSGDLVRQDEEGFVWVVDRKKDMIISGGENIYCAEVENAISEIPSVLEVAVIGRPDDKWGQVPVAYVTVRPGDELTIDQLRSHLDGKLATYKMPKDLVTTDGLPRNAGGKIVKATLRTQDADTAS; encoded by the coding sequence ATGTCAGCCCCCGCCTGGACGTTCCGCAACACCTGGATGACCCACACCGCCACCCACGCGCAGATGCAACCGGACAACCCCGCCATGCGGTTCCGCGGGGAGACGACGACCTGGGCGCAGTTGTCGCAGCGTTCGTTGCAGGGCGCCGCCGGTCTTGCCGAACGCGGCGTGACCAAGGGTGATCGGGTGGCGATGCTTGCGCTCAACCACCCCTCGTTCGTCGAGGCTCTGCTGGCGATCAACAGCGCGGGCGCCATCGCCGTGCCGATCAACTTCCGGCTGTCACCGCCCGAGGTCGACTACATCCTGCGTGACTCGACACCGAGCGCGATCTTCGTCGATGCCATGTTGCTGCCGCTGCTGCGCGCGGTGCCGGCGTTGGCCGACGTCGCCACGGTGATCGTCTTCGGCGAGGCTCCGGAGGGTGCCGGGCAGGAGTCGGACCTCGACTACGCGCAGTTCGTCGCCGCGCACGAACCGGCCGAGATCGTCGACGTGGCCGAGGACGAGACCGCGTTGATCATGTACACGTCGGGCACGACCGGACGTCCCAAGGGCGCGATGCTCTCCCACCAGAACCTGCAGGCGCAGGCGGTCACCGTCATCCGCGCGTTCGGCATGCACGACGAGTCGGACATGGGGTTCATCACCGCACCGTTCTTCCACATCGCCTCGCTCGGTTCGATCGTGGCGAACCTGCTCACCGGCATACCGTTCGTGGTGCACCCGCTCGGCGCGTTCAACGCCACCGAGGTGCTCGACGCCTACGAAAGTGAAGGCGCGACAGTCGTTTTCAACGTGCCCCAGCAGTGGGACCTCATCTGCGCCGAGCCTCGAGTGCACGAGCGCGACCTCAAACTGCGCATCATCAGCTGGGGCGCCGCGCCGGCCAGCGACCGCACCTTGCGGGCTATGGCCGACGCCTTCCCCGACGCCCTCAACGTCGCCGTCTTCGGTCAGACCGAGACCTCGCCGATCACCTGCGTGTTGCGCGGCGAGGAGTCGCTGCGTAAGCAGGGGTCGGTCGGGCGGCCGATCCCGACACTGCAGTACCGCGTGGTCGACGCGCTGATGAACGACGTGGCGCAGGGCGAGGTCGGCGAGATCGTCTACCGCGGCCCGACGGTCACGAAGGGCTACTGGAACAAGCCGGCCGAGACCGAAGACGCGTTCGCCGGCGGCTGGTTCCACTCCGGCGACCTGGTGAGACAGGACGAGGAAGGCTTCGTCTGGGTCGTCGACCGCAAGAAGGACATGATCATCAGCGGCGGCGAGAACATCTACTGCGCCGAGGTCGAGAACGCCATCTCCGAGATCCCGTCCGTGCTGGAGGTGGCCGTCATCGGACGCCCCGACGACAAGTGGGGCCAGGTGCCGGTTGCCTACGTGACCGTGCGCCCCGGCGACGAACTCACCATCGACCAACTGCGCAGTCACCTCGACGGCAAGCTCGCCACCTACAAGATGCCGAAAGACCTCGTCACCACCGACGGCCTGCCGCGCAATGCCGGCGGCAAGATCGTGAAGGCGACATTGCGCACCCAGGACGCCGACACGGCGAGCTGA
- a CDS encoding type II toxin-antitoxin system Phd/YefM family antitoxin, producing the protein MRTISQRELRNDNAAVVRGVADGESYIITRHGVPVARLVPVGSHSDLRIDRPAKKRVKYADRKRVIGPTPSGEVLDDLRGDR; encoded by the coding sequence ATGCGCACCATCAGCCAGCGGGAACTGCGAAATGACAACGCCGCGGTCGTCCGGGGGGTCGCCGACGGTGAGTCCTACATCATCACTCGCCATGGCGTCCCGGTAGCCCGGCTCGTCCCCGTCGGAAGCCATTCCGACTTGCGGATCGACCGTCCGGCCAAGAAACGCGTGAAGTACGCCGACCGGAAAAGGGTGATCGGGCCAACTCCGAGCGGGGAGGTTCTCGATGACCTGCGGGGTGACCGTTGA
- a CDS encoding cupin domain-containing protein: MSDNGFDQIFPLGEKNDAYAQYCIGQSYLAPLTDGDAPVSNVTFKPGCRNNWHIHRGTEGGGDQILMCTAGSGWYQAEGEEPISMEPGTSVRVPAGTKHWHGAKADSWFSHLAFVTPGGEISNEWLEPVSDEVYGKLPKN, encoded by the coding sequence TTGAGCGACAACGGATTCGACCAGATCTTCCCGCTCGGCGAGAAGAACGACGCCTACGCGCAGTACTGCATCGGACAGAGCTACCTCGCCCCGCTGACCGACGGCGACGCACCGGTCAGCAACGTGACCTTCAAGCCCGGGTGCCGCAACAACTGGCACATCCACCGCGGCACCGAGGGTGGCGGCGACCAGATCCTGATGTGCACCGCGGGCAGCGGTTGGTACCAGGCCGAGGGCGAGGAGCCGATCAGCATGGAGCCGGGCACCAGCGTCCGCGTGCCGGCCGGCACCAAGCACTGGCACGGGGCGAAGGCCGACTCGTGGTTCTCGCACCTCGCGTTCGTGACGCCGGGCGGCGAGATCAGCAACGAGTGGCTCGAGCCGGTCAGCGACGAGGTCTACGGCAAGCTGCCGAAGAACTGA